A portion of the Candidatus Binatota bacterium genome contains these proteins:
- a CDS encoding acyl-CoA dehydrogenase has protein sequence MAFDLTDEQKQLRETARDFTAKEIIPVAGRYDEAEEFPTEVLRKAWDVGLMNLEIPAEYGGVGLGVLDAVVVMEEINFGCSGVGTIMTANGLASTPLLIAGSEEQKQRFLGSLCSDFKFAGYALTEPGSGSDVAGMTTRYKRDGDHFVLDGVKHFITNGTEADWFTVFATRDASERHGGIACFVVPADTPGVTTTKMTGKLGQRCSDTAEISFDQVRVPLDALVGNEGEGFRIAMQTFDRTRPQIGPMCIGIARRALEESRDYALERKQFGEPIANFQAIQFMLADMAIEVEAMRLLTWKAAWSIDQGEPASIVASYAKAFGADRTMQIAINAVQIFGGYGYMKEYPVEKLMRDAKLLQIYEGTSQIQRMVIARNLLKK, from the coding sequence ATAGCCTTTGACCTGACCGACGAACAGAAACAGTTACGCGAAACCGCGAGAGACTTTACGGCCAAAGAAATCATTCCCGTAGCGGGCCGATACGACGAGGCCGAGGAGTTTCCGACGGAAGTTCTGCGCAAGGCCTGGGACGTTGGCCTGATGAACCTCGAGATCCCGGCCGAGTACGGTGGCGTGGGCCTCGGCGTGCTCGACGCGGTCGTGGTGATGGAAGAAATCAACTTCGGCTGTTCGGGCGTCGGTACCATAATGACGGCCAACGGGCTGGCCTCCACGCCTCTGCTCATAGCCGGTAGTGAAGAGCAGAAGCAGCGCTTCCTGGGCAGCCTCTGCAGCGATTTCAAGTTTGCCGGTTACGCCCTGACCGAACCTGGCTCGGGGTCCGACGTGGCCGGCATGACGACCCGCTACAAGCGCGACGGCGACCACTTCGTACTCGACGGAGTGAAACACTTCATAACCAACGGCACCGAGGCAGACTGGTTCACGGTGTTCGCCACCCGTGACGCTTCGGAACGCCACGGCGGAATCGCCTGTTTCGTCGTGCCGGCCGACACGCCCGGCGTGACGACCACCAAGATGACAGGCAAACTGGGCCAGCGCTGTTCGGATACGGCCGAAATCAGTTTTGACCAGGTGCGGGTGCCCCTCGACGCGCTCGTGGGAAACGAGGGCGAGGGCTTCCGCATAGCCATGCAGACCTTCGACCGCACGCGGCCGCAGATAGGCCCCATGTGTATCGGCATCGCCCGGCGGGCACTCGAAGAGAGCCGTGACTACGCGCTCGAGCGCAAGCAGTTCGGCGAGCCCATAGCCAACTTCCAGGCCATACAGTTCATGCTCGCCGACATGGCCATAGAAGTGGAAGCCATGCGCCTGCTCACGTGGAAAGCGGCCTGGAGCATAGACCAGGGTGAACCGGCCTCGATAGTGGCCAGTTACGCCAAGGCTTTCGGCGCCGACCGTACCATGCAGATCGCGATAAACGCCGTGCAGATTTTTGGTGGTTACGGCTACATGAAAGAGTACCCCGTAGAAAAACTCATGCGTGACGCCAAGCTGCTGCAGATCTACGAGGGAACCTCGCAGATCCAGCGCATGGTGATCGCCCGCAACCTGCTCAAGAAATAG
- a CDS encoding AtpZ/AtpI family protein, whose amino-acid sequence MNEPGVNEDRGGSLKALGLGWSLGWRVVAGALLGYLADAYLGSGPWLALLGGLGAMVSGVRNMLSVLGPDPAQDSSLDPGSSDEGT is encoded by the coding sequence GTGAACGAGCCCGGCGTGAACGAGGACCGGGGCGGCTCGCTCAAGGCCCTTGGACTTGGCTGGAGCCTGGGCTGGCGCGTGGTGGCCGGCGCCCTGCTGGGCTACCTGGCCGATGCTTACCTGGGCAGCGGGCCCTGGCTCGCGTTGTTGGGTGGGCTGGGGGCAATGGTAAGCGGCGTGCGCAACATGCTATCCGTGTTGGGCCCCGACCCTGCGCAGGATTCATCGCTGGACCCGGGGTCGAGCGATGAAGGCACTTGA
- the dnaA gene encoding chromosomal replication initiator protein DnaA: MWITLCLSLVIVVENAPSVNFKTLWNQVVSSLRAVVSDEDFESWIEPMKTRPAPDGALEITVPNRLCASWIEENFLDDISTAWTEASGQRNTLRLVCDEQPAQGNLFADEPDKASQKVRKPPARRPGGFLARYDFDNFVVGPSNQFAHAAARAVAGQPGALYNPFFIFGGVGLGKTHLANAIGNAIVDSDPNARVLFLSTDSFTNQLIDAISRNRVQEFKNRVRRMDVLVVDDIQFLAGRERTQEEFFHVFNALYDSGKQIVLTSDKFPNEIQGVEERLCNRFGWGLVADIQSPDAETRVAILRRKAQAESISVPDEVMSYVASQIDSNVRDLEGALTRLSAYASLNRSELTLDLARELLATSGGNGQKEIGLEDIATGVNRHFGLRPGELAARRRTKKVAEARQVAMYIMRNHAGASFPRIGEFLGGRDHSTVVHACRVVEKKRSDDPRFRDLVDTVTRMIGCG; encoded by the coding sequence TTGTGGATAACCCTGTGTCTAAGTTTGGTAATTGTTGTGGAAAACGCCCCGTCGGTCAACTTTAAAACCCTTTGGAATCAAGTCGTTAGCTCGCTCAGGGCGGTTGTATCCGATGAGGACTTCGAATCCTGGATTGAGCCCATGAAAACGCGTCCGGCACCTGATGGGGCGCTGGAAATCACTGTCCCCAACCGGCTCTGTGCGTCCTGGATAGAGGAGAACTTTCTCGACGACATATCCACAGCCTGGACCGAGGCCAGTGGACAACGGAACACCCTGCGCCTTGTCTGCGACGAGCAGCCGGCCCAGGGAAACCTGTTTGCCGACGAGCCGGACAAGGCCAGCCAGAAAGTCAGAAAACCTCCTGCGCGACGGCCCGGGGGCTTCCTTGCCCGCTACGATTTCGACAACTTCGTGGTCGGCCCCAGCAACCAGTTTGCACATGCCGCCGCCCGCGCGGTGGCCGGGCAGCCGGGCGCGCTTTACAACCCCTTTTTTATTTTTGGTGGTGTGGGACTGGGTAAAACTCACCTGGCAAACGCCATCGGCAACGCCATCGTCGACTCTGACCCCAACGCGCGGGTGTTGTTCCTGTCCACCGACAGCTTCACCAACCAGCTCATCGACGCCATCTCCCGCAACCGCGTGCAGGAATTCAAAAACCGCGTTCGCCGCATGGACGTGCTCGTGGTCGACGACATACAGTTTCTCGCTGGCCGCGAGCGTACCCAGGAAGAATTCTTCCACGTCTTCAACGCGCTCTATGACAGCGGCAAGCAGATCGTGCTGACCTCGGACAAGTTTCCCAACGAGATACAGGGTGTTGAAGAACGGCTCTGCAACCGCTTCGGCTGGGGCCTGGTGGCGGACATCCAGTCACCCGACGCCGAAACCCGCGTGGCCATTCTGCGGCGCAAAGCCCAGGCCGAGAGCATAAGCGTGCCCGACGAGGTGATGAGCTACGTGGCCTCTCAGATCGACTCCAACGTCCGTGATCTGGAGGGCGCGCTCACCCGCTTGAGTGCTTACGCTTCGTTGAACCGCAGTGAACTGACACTGGACCTGGCCAGGGAACTGCTCGCCACCAGCGGCGGCAATGGCCAGAAGGAAATCGGCCTCGAGGACATAGCTACCGGGGTCAACCGCCACTTCGGCCTCAGGCCCGGTGAACTGGCGGCACGACGGCGCACCAAGAAGGTGGCCGAAGCAAGGCAGGTGGCCATGTACATCATGCGCAACCACGCCGGCGCTTCGTTTCCCCGCATTGGTGAGTTCCTCGGTGGCCGCGACCACTCAACCGTGGTCCACGCCTGCCGGGTGGTCGAAAAGAAGCGTAGTGACGACCCCCGTTTTCGCGATCTGGTCGACACCGTGACGAGGATGATTGGCTGTGGATAA
- the atpB gene encoding F0F1 ATP synthase subunit A, whose amino-acid sequence MAAGAQRWPGGRNWHERKQPDGELTLNSKARRITATSLFIGLATAFTLAVVLVEPARASGGVTWFALIPGLNTIWPHTVGATLVSVLLVLFAWAAGRQLEAARGRGTALVPDENLSLRNAAELLVGAVHSMTEGVLGKSGKQYAALFGTFFIFILMANLLGLVPGFAPPTDNFNITFALGIASFLGFNAIGIRRQGLVNYAKHFVGPVWWLAVLMVPLELIDTMVRPASLALRLAGNMTGDHLVLAIFTDLTKFVIPVAFYFLGAFVSLVQAFVFTLLSIIYVSLAIGHADEH is encoded by the coding sequence ATTGCTGCGGGGGCTCAGCGGTGGCCTGGCGGACGAAACTGGCACGAGCGAAAGCAGCCCGACGGAGAACTGACCTTGAACAGCAAAGCGAGAAGGATCACCGCCACGTCGCTGTTTATCGGCCTGGCTACAGCTTTCACGCTGGCCGTTGTCCTGGTAGAGCCGGCCCGCGCATCGGGCGGAGTGACCTGGTTTGCTCTGATCCCAGGACTCAACACCATCTGGCCCCACACCGTGGGTGCCACCCTGGTATCGGTGCTGCTGGTTTTGTTTGCCTGGGCCGCCGGTCGCCAGCTCGAAGCAGCGCGTGGGCGCGGCACGGCCCTGGTACCTGACGAGAACCTGAGCCTGCGCAATGCGGCCGAGCTCCTGGTCGGCGCCGTTCACTCGATGACCGAGGGTGTCCTGGGCAAATCGGGCAAGCAGTACGCGGCCCTCTTCGGCACGTTTTTTATTTTCATACTGATGGCCAACCTGCTCGGTCTCGTGCCGGGTTTTGCTCCGCCCACCGACAACTTCAACATTACTTTCGCGCTGGGCATCGCGTCGTTTCTCGGTTTCAACGCCATCGGCATACGCCGACAGGGCTTGGTCAATTACGCCAAGCACTTCGTAGGCCCGGTGTGGTGGCTGGCGGTGCTCATGGTTCCGCTCGAACTCATAGACACCATGGTCCGCCCGGCCTCGCTCGCACTTCGACTCGCGGGCAACATGACCGGCGACCATCTCGTGCTGGCGATTTTCACCGATCTCACCAAGTTCGTGATCCCGGTGGCTTTCTATTTCCTGGGGGCTTTCGTGTCCCTGGTCCAAGCTTTTGTATTCACCCTGCTTTCAATCATCTACGTGTCGCTGGCCATTGGCCACGCCGACGAGCACTGA
- the pyrE gene encoding orotate phosphoribosyltransferase gives MAKTTNTRAEVAALLARLSWRRGSFTLASGQTSDFYVDVKQTVMSSEGASLLGTAVAEILVANEVELVGGMAIGAVPLVSVALCEAARLGQPLDGFFVRRDVKDHGTAAKLDGRFRPDARIALVEDVVTTGGSTLQAVDAVEEAGGRVSLIVTVVDRQENDGMAHLAKRCDSVVALATRAEIEAAGR, from the coding sequence ATGGCAAAAACGACCAACACAAGGGCCGAAGTAGCCGCACTGCTCGCCCGCCTCTCGTGGCGACGTGGCAGTTTCACCCTGGCCTCGGGACAGACCAGCGACTTCTACGTCGACGTAAAGCAGACCGTCATGTCCTCCGAGGGAGCGAGCCTGCTGGGCACGGCCGTGGCCGAGATCCTGGTTGCCAACGAGGTCGAACTGGTCGGTGGCATGGCGATAGGCGCAGTGCCTCTGGTTTCGGTAGCGCTGTGCGAGGCCGCTCGCCTGGGCCAGCCGCTGGACGGCTTCTTTGTTCGCCGTGACGTCAAGGATCACGGCACGGCGGCAAAACTCGACGGTCGTTTTCGACCCGACGCACGCATCGCCCTCGTGGAGGACGTGGTCACTACCGGTGGCTCAACGCTCCAGGCCGTCGACGCCGTGGAAGAAGCCGGCGGCCGGGTCTCGCTCATCGTCACCGTGGTCGACCGCCAGGAGAACGACGGGATGGCCCATCTCGCGAAGCGTTGCGACTCGGTGGTGGCGCTGGCGACCAGGGCCGAGATAGAAGCGGCCGGGCGATAG
- the dnaN gene encoding DNA polymerase III subunit beta, which translates to MEITLERESFLTVLNRCQGVVDRRHSMPVLTNLVIETDSDSVIVLASDLEIGLRQSCPAQVKKPGTVAVSARKLFEIVREAPDGIELKLKVLKNSWVEVAYGRSDFKLMGIDPSDHPGVSDSPGNGSATTVLSFKVNELLDMIQKTIFAVSTDDTRSNLAGVYLESATEGGLLRMVATDGHRLAMIEKKNSSGEIPSGVILPRKGLNETARILSDMASEADVKLSITANEAFLEAGSAIMSMRLVEGNFPDYNQVVPKKVPHLMVAERDSLLQTVRRVSLLSSERARGIKFSVQEDSLEVSANNPDLGEASEDVKVKYGGDEIEIGFNSRYLLDVLNVLPDNENVEISLKDQLSPGVVRGIDKDYCYVVMPMRI; encoded by the coding sequence ATGGAGATAACCCTAGAAAGAGAATCCTTCCTTACCGTACTCAACCGCTGCCAGGGAGTGGTCGACCGAAGACACTCGATGCCAGTGCTCACCAACCTGGTGATCGAAACTGATTCAGACTCTGTGATCGTCCTGGCCAGCGATCTTGAAATCGGGCTGCGCCAGTCCTGTCCAGCCCAGGTAAAAAAACCCGGCACAGTGGCAGTATCGGCCCGCAAGTTGTTCGAAATCGTCAGGGAGGCTCCCGACGGCATCGAACTCAAGCTCAAGGTTCTCAAGAACAGCTGGGTCGAAGTGGCTTACGGTCGCTCAGACTTCAAGCTGATGGGAATTGACCCTTCCGACCATCCGGGGGTCTCCGATTCGCCGGGAAACGGTAGCGCCACGACGGTTCTTTCATTCAAGGTCAACGAACTTCTCGACATGATACAGAAAACCATCTTCGCCGTGTCCACCGACGACACAAGGTCCAACCTGGCGGGGGTCTACTTGGAATCGGCTACCGAAGGTGGCCTGTTGAGGATGGTCGCTACCGACGGTCATCGCCTGGCGATGATAGAAAAAAAGAACAGCAGCGGTGAAATTCCTTCCGGGGTAATTCTACCCCGCAAGGGCCTTAACGAAACTGCCAGGATACTTTCCGATATGGCCTCGGAAGCAGACGTCAAGCTATCGATCACCGCTAACGAGGCCTTCCTCGAGGCTGGCAGCGCGATAATGAGCATGCGCCTGGTCGAGGGTAATTTTCCTGACTACAACCAGGTCGTACCAAAAAAGGTTCCTCACCTGATGGTAGCCGAACGGGACAGCCTGTTGCAGACCGTACGCAGGGTGTCCTTGCTTTCGAGTGAGCGAGCCCGAGGCATCAAGTTCAGCGTCCAGGAGGATTCTCTCGAGGTGTCGGCCAATAACCCCGACCTGGGCGAAGCCAGCGAAGATGTGAAGGTCAAGTACGGAGGTGATGAGATCGAGATCGGCTTTAACAGCCGTTACCTTCTCGACGTTCTCAACGTGCTTCCGGACAACGAAAACGTCGAGATTTCGCTCAAGGATCAGCTCAGCCCCGGCGTCGTCAGGGGAATCGACAAGGACTACTGCTACGTCGTTATGCCAATGCGTATATGA
- the atpE gene encoding ATP synthase F0 subunit C, translating into MKKMKTFVYAATAFVAASLVATPAMAADGGGGAGGMIALAAGICMGVAAFGAALGQGQAVAAAMESIGRNPNSADRIQTPMIIGIAFMEALGIYALVVAFLLVGKV; encoded by the coding sequence ATGAAGAAGATGAAGACTTTCGTATACGCGGCAACTGCTTTCGTGGCTGCTTCGCTGGTGGCTACACCGGCGATGGCTGCCGATGGCGGCGGCGGTGCTGGTGGAATGATAGCGCTCGCGGCAGGCATCTGCATGGGCGTGGCGGCTTTCGGCGCGGCGCTCGGCCAGGGCCAGGCCGTTGCAGCGGCCATGGAGTCGATAGGGCGTAACCCCAACTCGGCCGACCGTATCCAGACACCGATGATCATCGGTATCGCTTTCATGGAAGCACTGGGCATTTACGCCCTGGTGGTTGCCTTCCTGCTGGTGGGCAAGGTCTGA
- the hemL gene encoding glutamate-1-semialdehyde-2,1-aminomutase codes for MEAKPVSAELFERACRCMPGGVNSPVRAWSAVGGVPRIVESAAGVELCDVDGCRYLDFTASWGPLIAGHAHPRVVESVSAALEKGSSFGATTRGEIELAERLCSRFSSLEKLRLVSSGTEATMSALRLARAATGRDSVVKFAGCYHGHSDGLLVRAGSGATTLGIPDSLGVPAAVGGLTRVARYNDLESVRVACDGEVAAVIVEPVAGNMGVVPPREGFLEGLREITESTGALLIFDEVITGLRLSPGGWQQLSGVTPDLTCLGKVIGGGLPVGAYGGRADLMDQVAPNGPVYQAGTLSGNPLAVAAGLATLDLLEEDGSYERLEELGKRLGDGLAQALAGNGCVQRVGSMLTLFFGVSDVADYDDALSLDADAYGRFFHAMLDRGVWLPPSGYEAWFVSMVHSDEHVDRAVEAAGGAMAEIL; via the coding sequence ATGGAAGCAAAGCCGGTTTCGGCTGAACTCTTTGAACGTGCGTGCCGTTGTATGCCCGGCGGCGTCAACTCGCCGGTGAGGGCCTGGTCGGCGGTGGGCGGTGTTCCGCGCATCGTGGAGTCGGCGGCGGGTGTTGAGCTCTGCGATGTTGATGGCTGTCGGTACCTGGATTTTACGGCCTCCTGGGGGCCGCTGATCGCCGGCCACGCCCACCCGCGGGTGGTCGAGTCGGTGTCAGCAGCGCTGGAAAAGGGCAGCAGTTTCGGCGCCACAACGCGTGGAGAAATAGAGCTTGCGGAGCGCTTGTGCAGCCGTTTTTCCTCGCTGGAGAAGCTGCGCCTGGTCAGCTCCGGCACAGAGGCGACCATGAGCGCGCTGCGCCTGGCGCGGGCGGCCACCGGCCGCGACTCGGTAGTCAAGTTTGCCGGTTGTTATCATGGCCACAGCGACGGGTTACTGGTGCGAGCGGGTTCGGGCGCCACCACCCTGGGCATTCCCGATAGCCTGGGTGTGCCGGCGGCCGTGGGTGGGCTTACGCGGGTGGCACGCTACAACGACCTCGAATCGGTGCGCGTCGCCTGCGACGGCGAGGTAGCCGCCGTCATCGTGGAGCCGGTGGCCGGCAACATGGGAGTAGTGCCGCCGCGCGAAGGCTTTCTGGAGGGCCTGCGCGAGATAACCGAATCAACCGGGGCGCTGTTGATCTTTGACGAGGTGATAACCGGCTTGCGCCTGTCGCCCGGTGGATGGCAACAGTTGTCGGGGGTGACGCCCGACCTGACCTGCCTCGGCAAGGTGATAGGCGGCGGCTTGCCGGTGGGTGCCTACGGCGGGCGCGCTGACCTCATGGACCAGGTGGCACCCAACGGCCCGGTCTACCAGGCGGGCACCCTGTCGGGCAATCCGCTGGCCGTGGCCGCCGGCCTGGCCACCCTCGACCTGCTCGAGGAAGACGGCAGCTACGAGAGACTCGAGGAGCTTGGCAAGCGACTGGGCGACGGCTTGGCGCAGGCGCTGGCGGGCAACGGTTGCGTGCAGCGAGTCGGCTCGATGCTGACGCTTTTTTTTGGCGTCTCTGACGTGGCCGATTACGACGACGCACTAAGCCTGGACGCCGATGCTTACGGGCGCTTCTTCCACGCGATGCTGGACCGCGGAGTGTGGCTGCCGCCGTCGGGCTACGAGGCCTGGTTCGTGTCGATGGTTCACAGCGATGAGCATGTCGACCGTGCGGTCGAAGCGGCTGGCGGCGCGATGGCGGAGATCCTGTGA
- the gyrB gene encoding DNA topoisomerase (ATP-hydrolyzing) subunit B yields the protein MPSKIKVIKKTGKSGAKPPAADYSAKNIKVLEGLDAVRKRPGMYIGDTSERGLHHLVFEVVDNSIDEALAGHCDVVVVEIHVDNSITVSDNGRGIPVDKHPTEGVSAAEVVMTKLHAGGKFDKGSYKVSGGLHGVGVSVVNALSEHLEVEIYRDGKVYQQEFHRGKRKRALKAVGETKRSGTTVKFKADSSIFEVEVFNYGILAKRLRELAFLNRGVRITLEDEREKGQMETFYYEGGIVSFVEHLNRDHEVVNNKIVYLTGERNGVEIEIALQWNDSYTQNVYSFANNINTIEGGTHMAGLRSALTRTLNAYAVANNLLKKNDETIEGDDSREGLAAVLSVKVPEPQFEGQTKTKLGNSEVRGLVATLVNESLATCLEESPRDARAIVNKCLDAARGRVASRKARDMVRRKGALESGALPGKLADCQSRDPAESELYIVEGDSAGGSAKQGRDRRNQAILPLRGKILNIEKAPVAKQLQSEAIRLLVMALGLGVGEDADDLSKLRYHKVIIMTDADVDGLHIRTLLLTFFFRNYRRLIESGHLYIAQPPLFRVKKSSKEQYLKDQPALDAHLIELGVEGLNVRGKGAKKAITTAALTKALTRLTRVSDLLNVFEMKRRDRAVISAVAGDGEISVASLGKKTVLRKTGKRLKSELDQRHPESAPYSVSYEEDPEHGCERMVVSTTVNGRSTVTIVDTELLGSPEFSTLSRLLGELEGLGKTPFQIENGTGTSEAASLNELYDVIMKGAEKGLVVQRYKGLGEMNPEQLWETTMDPERRVLLKVAMEDAPGADSMISLCMGKNVEIRREFIEANARDVRNLDV from the coding sequence ATGCCGAGCAAAATCAAAGTAATTAAAAAGACTGGAAAGAGCGGGGCAAAACCCCCGGCAGCAGACTACTCCGCCAAAAATATAAAAGTCCTCGAGGGGCTGGACGCGGTCCGTAAGCGGCCCGGCATGTACATTGGCGACACCAGTGAGCGTGGCCTGCACCACCTGGTTTTCGAGGTCGTTGATAACTCTATCGACGAGGCCCTGGCCGGTCACTGCGACGTCGTGGTGGTTGAAATCCACGTCGATAACAGCATCACGGTCAGCGACAACGGCCGTGGTATCCCGGTAGACAAACACCCCACCGAGGGCGTGTCGGCAGCAGAAGTGGTGATGACCAAGCTGCACGCCGGCGGTAAGTTCGACAAGGGGTCCTACAAGGTTTCGGGTGGTCTGCACGGTGTCGGCGTATCGGTGGTTAACGCTCTTTCGGAACATCTCGAGGTAGAGATTTATCGCGACGGCAAGGTCTACCAACAGGAGTTTCACCGGGGAAAGCGCAAGCGCGCTCTCAAGGCCGTGGGCGAAACCAAGAGGTCAGGCACCACGGTCAAGTTCAAGGCCGACAGCAGCATTTTTGAGGTGGAGGTGTTCAACTACGGCATCCTCGCCAAGCGGCTGCGCGAGCTGGCTTTCCTCAACAGGGGCGTGCGCATCACCCTGGAGGACGAACGGGAAAAAGGCCAGATGGAAACGTTCTACTACGAGGGCGGAATCGTCTCGTTCGTGGAGCACCTCAACCGTGACCACGAGGTAGTGAACAACAAGATCGTTTACCTGACCGGCGAGCGTAACGGGGTTGAAATTGAGATCGCCCTGCAGTGGAACGACAGCTACACGCAGAACGTTTACAGCTTCGCCAACAACATCAACACCATCGAGGGCGGCACCCACATGGCCGGCCTGCGCTCAGCGCTCACGCGAACCCTCAACGCTTATGCGGTAGCCAACAACCTGCTCAAGAAAAACGATGAAACCATCGAAGGCGATGACTCGCGTGAAGGGTTGGCCGCGGTGTTGTCTGTCAAGGTGCCCGAGCCACAGTTCGAAGGGCAGACCAAGACCAAGCTCGGCAACAGCGAGGTGCGCGGCCTGGTAGCGACCTTGGTGAACGAGAGTCTCGCGACCTGCCTCGAAGAGAGCCCACGCGACGCCCGGGCGATAGTCAATAAGTGTCTCGACGCGGCCCGTGGGCGGGTGGCCTCGCGCAAGGCTCGCGACATGGTGCGTCGCAAGGGGGCGCTGGAGTCCGGTGCCTTGCCCGGAAAACTCGCAGACTGCCAGAGCCGCGACCCCGCCGAGAGCGAGCTCTACATAGTCGAGGGAGATTCCGCCGGTGGTTCGGCAAAGCAGGGCCGTGATCGCCGCAACCAGGCCATTCTTCCGCTCAGGGGCAAGATACTCAACATTGAGAAGGCGCCGGTTGCCAAGCAGCTGCAGTCTGAGGCCATACGTTTGCTGGTCATGGCGCTGGGGTTGGGCGTGGGCGAAGACGCTGATGACCTGTCCAAGCTGAGATACCACAAGGTCATCATCATGACTGATGCCGACGTGGACGGCCTGCATATCCGCACGCTCCTGCTCACGTTTTTCTTTCGCAATTACCGTCGCTTGATTGAAAGCGGTCACCTGTACATCGCCCAGCCCCCGTTGTTTCGGGTCAAGAAATCGAGCAAGGAGCAGTACCTCAAGGATCAGCCGGCGCTCGACGCGCACCTGATAGAACTCGGGGTGGAAGGCCTCAATGTACGCGGCAAGGGTGCCAAAAAAGCGATTACGACGGCGGCCCTGACGAAGGCGCTCACCAGGCTCACGCGTGTAAGCGACCTGCTCAACGTGTTCGAGATGAAGCGTCGCGATCGCGCGGTCATAAGCGCGGTGGCTGGCGACGGCGAAATCAGCGTAGCAAGCCTGGGCAAGAAAACAGTTCTGCGCAAGACGGGCAAGCGTCTCAAGAGCGAGCTCGATCAACGTCACCCGGAGTCTGCGCCTTACAGCGTATCTTACGAGGAAGATCCCGAACACGGTTGCGAGAGGATGGTGGTGAGCACCACTGTCAACGGCCGTTCCACGGTCACTATCGTGGACACCGAGTTGCTGGGGTCGCCCGAGTTCTCGACGCTGTCGCGCTTGCTGGGCGAACTTGAAGGACTGGGCAAGACTCCCTTCCAGATTGAGAACGGAACCGGCACCAGCGAGGCGGCAAGCCTCAACGAGCTCTACGACGTGATCATGAAGGGGGCCGAAAAGGGCCTGGTCGTGCAGCGATACAAGGGGCTGGGCGAAATGAACCCCGAGCAGTTGTGGGAGACCACGATGGACCCGGAGCGCAGGGTGCTGCTCAAGGTGGCCATGGAAGACGCGCCGGGAGCTGACTCCATGATCAGCCTGTGCATGGGCAAAAACGTGGAGATCCGTCGGGAGTTCATCGAGGCCAACGCGCGCGACGTGCGCAACCTGGACGTCTAG